A genomic region of Chitinimonas arctica contains the following coding sequences:
- a CDS encoding cytochrome C assembly family protein — MPILHPHFATLIWLGYVALAAWAWYNHRNPANSGRPYRHTPAHWLLGGLLLIHAPLAFFPLASTLPHFGAREALALLTWVAVLIFWVAAWPIRLDGLQTILLPVAAFSLGIGLLVPAGHATPWLISPLMQAHFAIAMLAYGFLAVAAGLAVLMRLADHELHHPSRGLLHQLPPLLALERLLFSTLSLGFTLLTATLATGAIFAEELFGHSLILNHKIVFSLAAWTVFGALLWGRQTRGWRGRIAVNWTLAGFTLLLLAYIGSRFVLDAVLHR; from the coding sequence ATGCCTATACTTCATCCGCATTTCGCCACATTGATCTGGCTCGGCTATGTCGCACTGGCTGCCTGGGCCTGGTACAACCACCGCAACCCCGCCAACAGCGGCCGGCCCTATCGCCACACCCCGGCGCACTGGCTGCTGGGTGGGTTGCTGCTTATCCACGCTCCCTTGGCATTTTTCCCGCTGGCCAGCACCCTGCCGCATTTTGGCGCCCGCGAAGCCTTGGCGCTGCTGACCTGGGTTGCCGTGCTGATTTTTTGGGTGGCGGCCTGGCCCATCCGGCTGGACGGCTTGCAAACCATCCTGCTGCCGGTCGCGGCCTTCTCCCTGGGCATCGGCCTGCTGGTTCCCGCCGGCCACGCCACGCCCTGGCTGATCTCGCCACTGATGCAGGCGCATTTCGCCATCGCCATGCTGGCCTACGGCTTCCTGGCGGTTGCCGCCGGCCTTGCCGTACTGATGCGCCTGGCCGACCACGAACTGCACCACCCCTCGCGCGGCCTGCTGCACCAGCTCCCGCCCCTGCTCGCGCTGGAGCGTTTATTGTTTTCCACCCTCAGCCTGGGCTTCACCCTGCTTACCGCCACCCTGGCGACGGGGGCCATATTCGCCGAGGAGCTGTTCGGCCACTCGCTGATCCTCAATCACAAGATCGTCTTTTCCTTGGCTGCCTGGACGGTTTTCGGCGCCCTGCTGTGGGGACGCCAAACACGCGGCTGGCGCGGCCGCATCGCGGTGAACTGGACCCTGGCCGGCTTTACCTTGCTCTTGCTAGCCTATATTGGCAGCCGCTTCGTCCTGGACGCAGTACTACACCGTTAA
- the pilB gene encoding type IV-A pilus assembly ATPase PilB has translation MAQAPSPLSGIARALVQQGRLQEADAEAIQIQAQNGNNHFVQALVASKKLSALEVAEFASNTFGYPMLDLAQMDAAYIPSGVLDVKLMQSRRIAPLYKRGTKLFVAISDPTFLQALEDAKFQTGTVIEPVVVEDQKLGQLIEKLVEATGSNLKDMVVDQEDLNLAGGEEAAAEPDVGSAEVDDAPVVKYIQKILLDAINGGASDIHFEPYEKFYRIRYRIDGVLREIATPPLAIKDKMSSRIKVISKLDISEKRVPQDGRMRLVLSKTRAIDFRVSTLPTLFGEKICMRILDPSSATLGIDALGYEPDQKAALLEAVHRPYGMVLVTGPTGSGKTVSLYTCLNILNEPGINISTAEDPAEINLPGINQVNVNDKAGLTFAAALKSFLRQDPDIIMVGEIRDLETADISIKAAQTGHMVFSTLHTNDAPATLSRMLNMGIAPFNIASSVILITGQRLARKLCTACKKPLDIPPEALLSAGFSEEDLDGSWQPYGPVGCDICKGTGYKGRVGIYQVMPISEEMQRIIMAQGNSIDIADQAKREGVRDLRQSGLLKVKQGMTSLTEVEAVTNE, from the coding sequence ATGGCGCAAGCCCCTTCCCCACTCTCCGGCATCGCCCGCGCGCTCGTCCAGCAAGGCCGCCTGCAAGAGGCCGATGCGGAAGCGATTCAGATTCAGGCGCAAAACGGCAATAACCATTTCGTACAGGCCCTGGTAGCCAGTAAAAAATTATCGGCCCTGGAAGTTGCGGAGTTCGCTTCCAACACGTTTGGCTATCCCATGCTGGACCTGGCGCAAATGGACGCCGCCTATATTCCCTCCGGCGTACTCGATGTCAAGCTGATGCAGAGCCGACGTATCGCGCCGCTCTACAAACGCGGCACCAAGCTATTCGTCGCCATTTCCGACCCGACCTTCCTGCAGGCATTGGAAGATGCCAAGTTCCAGACCGGCACCGTGATCGAGCCGGTGGTAGTGGAGGATCAAAAACTCGGCCAGTTGATCGAGAAGCTGGTGGAAGCGACCGGCTCCAACCTTAAAGACATGGTGGTCGATCAGGAAGACCTCAATCTGGCGGGCGGCGAAGAAGCCGCGGCGGAACCCGACGTCGGCTCGGCCGAGGTGGATGACGCACCGGTCGTGAAATACATCCAGAAGATCCTGCTGGACGCCATCAACGGCGGCGCCTCCGACATCCATTTCGAACCCTACGAGAAGTTCTACCGCATCCGCTACCGGATCGACGGGGTGCTGCGCGAAATCGCCACACCGCCGCTGGCCATCAAGGACAAGATGTCCTCGCGGATCAAGGTGATCTCCAAGCTCGACATCTCGGAAAAGCGCGTCCCGCAGGATGGCCGCATGCGGTTGGTACTGTCCAAGACGCGGGCGATCGACTTCCGGGTGTCCACGCTGCCCACCCTGTTCGGCGAGAAGATTTGTATGCGTATCCTGGACCCCAGCTCCGCCACGCTGGGGATCGATGCGCTGGGTTACGAGCCGGACCAGAAGGCCGCCTTGCTGGAGGCCGTGCACCGCCCCTACGGCATGGTGCTGGTGACCGGCCCGACCGGTTCGGGCAAGACCGTTTCGCTATATACCTGCCTCAATATCCTGAATGAGCCGGGTATCAATATTTCCACGGCGGAAGACCCGGCCGAAATCAACCTGCCGGGGATCAACCAGGTCAACGTGAACGACAAGGCCGGCCTGACCTTTGCCGCCGCCTTGAAGTCGTTCCTGCGCCAGGATCCGGACATCATCATGGTGGGTGAAATCCGCGACCTGGAAACGGCCGACATCTCCATCAAGGCCGCCCAAACCGGCCACATGGTGTTCTCCACCCTGCATACCAATGACGCCCCGGCGACCTTGTCGCGGATGTTGAATATGGGTATCGCGCCATTCAATATCGCTTCTTCGGTCATCCTGATTACCGGCCAACGGCTGGCGCGCAAGCTATGCACCGCCTGCAAGAAGCCGCTGGACATCCCGCCCGAAGCCTTGCTGAGCGCGGGCTTTTCCGAAGAAGACCTCGATGGCAGCTGGCAACCTTATGGCCCGGTGGGCTGCGATATCTGCAAAGGCACCGGCTACAAGGGACGAGTTGGCATCTATCAGGTCATGCCGATTTCGGAAGAAATGCAGCGCATCATCATGGCGCAAGGAAATTCCATCGACATTGCCGACCAGGCCAAGCGCGAAGGTGTTCGCGACCTGCGCCAGTCGGGCCTGTTGAAGGTCAAACAAGGCATGACCTCGCTGACGGAAGTCGAAGCGGTAACCAACGAATAA
- a CDS encoding type II secretion system F family protein produces MAVDKKSQVKEQTFSWEGKDRTGKTLKGEMRAVGDAVVRSNLRRQGITVFKIKKQSRSRGKKITEKDITFFTRQMAVMMKSGVPLLQAFDIVAKGHANPSVSRLLYDIKNDVETGSSLTQAFRKHPLYFDQLFCNLVQAGEQAGILDALLDRLATYKEKILAIKGKIKSALFYPTAIVVAAFIVISVIMIFVIPAFKDLFSGFGADLPGPTQFVIDVSEIFLGYWWAIFGAIGGGIYGILELKKRSIPFQHLIDRTLLRLPILGEIMRKATIARWTRTMSTMFAAGVPLVEALDSVGGAAGNIIYSDATKRIQNEVSTGTSLTVAMQNTEVFPSMVLQMVAIGEESGALDAMLGKIADFFEQEVDEAVEALTSLMEPLIMMVLGPIIGGIIIAMYLPIFKMGAAVGG; encoded by the coding sequence ATGGCGGTGGACAAAAAATCCCAGGTAAAGGAACAGACGTTTTCCTGGGAAGGCAAGGACAGGACCGGCAAGACGCTCAAGGGCGAAATGCGCGCCGTGGGCGATGCGGTGGTGCGCTCCAATTTGCGCCGGCAAGGCATAACCGTCTTCAAGATCAAGAAACAGTCGCGCTCGCGCGGCAAGAAGATCACGGAAAAGGACATCACCTTCTTCACCCGCCAGATGGCCGTGATGATGAAGTCGGGCGTCCCCCTGCTGCAGGCATTCGACATCGTCGCCAAAGGCCACGCCAACCCCAGCGTCTCCCGCCTCTTGTACGATATCAAGAACGATGTGGAAACCGGCTCCAGCTTGACGCAGGCATTCCGCAAGCACCCGCTGTATTTCGACCAGCTGTTCTGCAATCTGGTACAGGCCGGTGAGCAGGCCGGTATTCTGGATGCCCTGCTCGACCGCTTGGCAACCTATAAGGAAAAGATCCTGGCCATCAAGGGCAAGATCAAATCCGCGCTGTTCTATCCGACGGCGATTGTCGTGGCGGCCTTTATCGTGATCTCCGTGATCATGATTTTCGTGATTCCCGCCTTCAAGGACCTGTTCTCCGGTTTCGGCGCGGATCTACCCGGCCCGACCCAATTCGTGATCGACGTATCCGAAATCTTCCTGGGTTACTGGTGGGCCATTTTCGGCGCCATCGGTGGCGGGATATACGGCATCCTGGAACTGAAGAAGCGTTCGATTCCCTTCCAGCACCTGATCGACCGAACCCTGCTGAGGCTACCCATCCTGGGTGAAATCATGCGCAAGGCCACGATCGCGCGCTGGACCCGTACCATGTCCACCATGTTCGCCGCCGGCGTACCGCTGGTGGAGGCATTGGATTCGGTGGGCGGCGCCGCCGGCAACATCATCTATTCCGACGCCACCAAGCGGATTCAAAATGAAGTCAGCACCGGTACCAGCTTGACCGTGGCCATGCAGAACACCGAGGTATTTCCCTCCATGGTGCTGCAGATGGTCGCCATCGGCGAAGAATCCGGCGCGCTGGATGCCATGCTGGGCAAGATCGCCGACTTTTTCGAACAGGAAGTGGATGAGGCGGTCGAGGCACTGACCAGCCTGATGGAACCGCTGATCATGATGGTGCTCGGCCCTATCATCGGCGGCATCATCATCGCCATGTACCTGCCGATCTTCAAGATGGGTGCAGCGGTCGGTGGCTGA
- a CDS encoding prepilin peptidase produces MSLLEALAAFPALFILASLMFGLLVGSFLNVAIHRLPKMMETEFRHECAIIDLPIETEPPARPVYNLVKPRSACPGCGRQIAGYDNIPVLSWLVLRGRCRHCKTAISVRYPVVELATGLISAGLAWHFGWGPAAFGAIVFSWVLMALFWIDVDTYLLPDSLTLPLLWLGLLINLDATFVPLSHAVVGAAAGYLCLWLVYWLFKLTTGKEGMGYGDFKLLAAIGAWLGWQALPIVILLSSLVGAVIGIALHLLANRGWSKPLPFGPYLAMAGLIALIWGPALNQLIWAGAL; encoded by the coding sequence ATGTCGCTTTTGGAGGCCTTGGCTGCTTTTCCGGCGTTGTTTATCCTTGCGTCCTTGATGTTTGGCTTGCTGGTCGGCAGTTTTCTCAATGTCGCTATCCATCGCCTACCCAAGATGATGGAAACGGAATTCCGGCACGAATGCGCCATCATCGATCTGCCGATCGAGACGGAGCCGCCGGCGCGGCCCGTCTACAACCTGGTCAAGCCGCGCTCGGCCTGTCCAGGCTGCGGACGGCAGATCGCCGGCTACGACAATATCCCGGTACTGTCCTGGCTTGTTCTGCGCGGCCGCTGCCGGCATTGCAAGACAGCCATTTCGGTCCGCTACCCCGTCGTCGAATTGGCTACCGGCCTGATTTCCGCCGGCCTGGCCTGGCATTTCGGCTGGGGCCCCGCCGCCTTCGGCGCCATCGTGTTCAGCTGGGTCCTGATGGCGCTGTTCTGGATCGATGTCGATACCTACCTGCTGCCGGACAGCCTGACGTTACCCTTGCTATGGCTGGGTTTGCTAATCAACCTGGATGCCACCTTCGTCCCCTTGAGCCATGCCGTGGTTGGCGCCGCCGCCGGCTACCTCTGCCTCTGGCTGGTATATTGGCTATTCAAGCTGACCACCGGCAAGGAAGGCATGGGGTATGGCGACTTTAAACTACTGGCGGCCATCGGCGCATGGCTGGGCTGGCAAGCCCTGCCCATCGTCATCCTGCTGTCCTCGCTCGTCGGCGCGGTGATCGGCATCGCCCTGCATTTGCTGGCCAACCGTGGTTGGAGCAAGCCGCTGCCTTTCGGCCCCTATCTGGCCATGGCCGGGCTGATCGCCCTGATCTGGGGGCCGGCACTGAACCAGCTGATCTGGGCCGGCGCGCTCTAG
- the coaE gene encoding dephospho-CoA kinase (Dephospho-CoA kinase (CoaE) performs the final step in coenzyme A biosynthesis.), producing MHIIGLTGGIGSGKSTVADLFQTLGVPLVDTDQIAHQISQPGQAGALAVGELFGDGFLTPAGAIDRPKLRTKVFGQAAALKQLEAALHPLIQQEAMRQLAALPQDQPYCLLAVPLLLETGSYRHVIDRTLVVDCPEDVQISRVMRRSQLSEAEIRAIMAKQVTREQRLSQADDIVLNAGDLPQLTDTVKELHRKYLQAYE from the coding sequence ATGCATATCATTGGACTTACCGGCGGAATCGGATCAGGCAAAAGCACCGTGGCCGACCTGTTTCAAACGCTAGGCGTGCCGCTGGTCGATACCGATCAAATCGCCCATCAGATCAGCCAGCCCGGACAAGCCGGCGCGCTGGCGGTAGGCGAGCTATTCGGCGATGGCTTCCTCACCCCCGCCGGGGCCATCGATCGCCCCAAATTGCGCACCAAGGTGTTCGGGCAGGCCGCCGCGCTAAAACAACTTGAAGCCGCCTTGCACCCCTTGATCCAGCAGGAAGCCATGCGGCAACTGGCCGCCTTGCCGCAAGACCAGCCCTACTGCTTGCTGGCCGTTCCCCTGCTGTTGGAAACCGGAAGCTATCGGCACGTCATCGATCGAACACTTGTCGTGGATTGTCCCGAGGACGTGCAGATCAGCCGCGTGATGCGGCGCAGCCAACTGAGCGAAGCTGAAATCCGGGCCATCATGGCCAAACAAGTTACGCGAGAACAAAGACTTAGCCAGGCCGACGACATCGTCCTGAACGCGGGCGATTTGCCGCAACTCACGGATACAGTTAAGGAATTACATAGGAAATATCTGCAAGCATATGAATAA
- the zapD gene encoding cell division protein ZapD: MISYEFPVNERIRTLLRLEDLYDRAAFFAGRDHALEHHVALLCLFEIMEVAGRADLKSDLLQELERQRQSLEALRDNPQISEEALDMVLADIEHTHGRLLEPTGKFAQHLRENEWLMAIKQRSGIPGGVCEFDLPSYHYWQQRPAEERRHELNGWLAPMLSIKDGIDIVLRILRNSAKVVPLTAKAGAFQQMSGGKLVQLLKLSVSAELPYVPELSANKYAINIRFVTPAVGSDRPKQCEHDVDFVLAFCNL; the protein is encoded by the coding sequence GTGATTAGCTACGAATTCCCTGTTAACGAACGCATCCGCACGCTCCTGCGACTTGAGGATTTGTACGATCGCGCCGCCTTCTTTGCCGGTCGCGACCATGCATTGGAGCACCACGTTGCTCTGTTATGCCTGTTCGAGATCATGGAGGTGGCCGGTCGCGCCGACTTGAAATCCGACCTGCTACAGGAACTGGAACGACAACGGCAGTCGCTGGAAGCACTACGCGACAATCCTCAGATTTCGGAAGAAGCACTCGATATGGTCCTGGCCGATATCGAGCATACGCACGGCCGTCTGCTGGAGCCGACCGGCAAGTTCGCCCAGCACCTGCGCGAAAACGAGTGGTTGATGGCGATCAAGCAGCGTTCCGGCATTCCCGGCGGCGTGTGCGAATTCGACCTGCCCTCCTACCACTACTGGCAGCAACGGCCGGCCGAAGAGCGCCGGCACGAACTCAATGGCTGGCTGGCGCCCATGCTGTCCATCAAGGACGGCATCGATATCGTGCTGCGCATCCTGCGCAATAGTGCGAAGGTCGTGCCACTGACCGCCAAGGCGGGTGCCTTTCAGCAGATGTCGGGCGGCAAGCTGGTGCAGCTGCTCAAGCTGTCCGTCTCCGCCGAACTTCCCTACGTCCCCGAACTTTCAGCCAACAAGTACGCTATCAATATCCGCTTCGTCACGCCTGCGGTCGGTTCCGACCGGCCAAAGCAATGCGAACATGATGTCGATTTCGTGCTGGCCTTCTGCAATCTCTGA
- a CDS encoding DNA gyrase inhibitor YacG: MTTATPRKVPCPTCGTLLAWSIDNAWRPFCSERCKLMDLGQWANEQYRVAGEPLPDPDEPVN; the protein is encoded by the coding sequence ATGACTACCGCCACACCTCGTAAAGTGCCCTGCCCCACTTGCGGCACGCTGCTAGCATGGTCAATCGACAATGCCTGGCGCCCCTTTTGTTCCGAACGCTGCAAACTGATGGACCTGGGTCAGTGGGCCAACGAGCAGTATCGTGTTGCTGGCGAACCCTTGCCCGATCCGGATGAACCGGTGAATTAA
- a CDS encoding GNAT family N-acetyltransferase — MLQLDSQPARGRHRKLSVSLATTKETIRAAQALRYKVFAEELGARLSTREPGLDIDLYDAWCDHLVVRDDASNEVVGTYRILPPSQALRLGSYYSESEFDLTRLQHLRAGMVELGRSCVHADYRNGATIALLWAGLAEYMQRNRCDYLVGCASISMADGGHMAASIYRELQQKSMSPVEWRVFPRCPLPLDALDGKQIVDIPPLLKGYLRLGAYVCGDPAWDPDFNTADVLVLLPLSRMNQRYARHFMHAEA; from the coding sequence ATGCTGCAACTCGACAGCCAGCCGGCACGCGGCAGACACCGCAAACTTTCCGTTTCCCTGGCAACGACCAAGGAGACCATCCGCGCCGCCCAGGCCCTGCGCTACAAGGTATTCGCCGAGGAACTGGGCGCCCGCCTGAGCACCCGCGAACCTGGCCTGGATATCGACCTATACGATGCCTGGTGCGATCACCTGGTAGTGCGCGACGACGCCAGCAATGAGGTGGTGGGCACCTACCGCATCCTGCCCCCCTCGCAAGCACTGCGCCTGGGTAGCTACTACTCCGAGTCCGAGTTCGATTTGACGCGGCTGCAACACCTGCGTGCGGGCATGGTGGAGCTGGGCCGCTCCTGCGTACACGCCGATTACCGCAATGGCGCAACCATCGCACTGCTGTGGGCAGGCTTGGCGGAGTATATGCAGCGCAATCGCTGCGATTACCTGGTCGGCTGCGCCAGCATCAGCATGGCCGACGGTGGCCATATGGCAGCCAGCATCTATCGGGAGCTGCAGCAGAAATCGATGTCGCCGGTCGAGTGGCGCGTCTTCCCCCGCTGTCCGCTGCCACTGGATGCGCTGGACGGTAAGCAGATCGTTGACATCCCGCCCCTGCTGAAGGGCTATCTGCGCCTCGGTGCCTACGTATGCGGCGACCCGGCCTGGGATCCCGATTTCAATACCGCCGATGTGCTGGTGCTGCTGCCCCTAAGCCGCATGAATCAACGCTACGCCCGCCACTTTATGCACGCGGAAGCATGA
- a CDS encoding lysophospholipid acyltransferase family protein: protein MKTSRLIQAWRFARLTLHLLTGLLEATVFFPRRNAMGRARAIVRWSSRLCRILGVEVRVHGSPPGLMPHNTILVANHISWLDIFVMNSSTPSRFVAKAEVRDWPVAGWIAHRTGTLFVTRERRHDTVRVNRLISAALTGGDCIAVFPEGSTTEGDDVANFNASLLQPAIEAAAQVIPVALCYYDRDGHRSKAAAYVGEMSLLESLLLLVAEPGLTAELSYCPSLAAGEWNRRELATQAHLHIREVVRRRELIANHPSLLDERAPEISGHPPA from the coding sequence ATGAAAACATCCCGCCTTATTCAAGCGTGGCGCTTTGCCCGCCTTACCCTGCATCTGCTCACCGGACTGTTGGAAGCTACCGTGTTCTTCCCCCGGCGTAATGCCATGGGCCGCGCCCGCGCGATCGTGCGCTGGTCCAGCCGCCTGTGCCGCATTCTCGGCGTGGAAGTCCGTGTCCACGGTAGTCCGCCCGGCCTTATGCCGCACAATACGATCTTGGTGGCCAACCATATTTCCTGGCTCGATATTTTCGTTATGAACAGTTCGACGCCTTCGCGCTTTGTCGCCAAAGCCGAGGTGCGCGACTGGCCGGTGGCCGGATGGATTGCCCATCGCACCGGGACCCTGTTCGTTACCCGCGAACGCCGCCATGACACGGTTCGGGTAAACCGCCTGATCAGCGCCGCCCTGACTGGCGGCGATTGCATCGCGGTCTTTCCCGAGGGGAGCACCACCGAGGGCGACGATGTCGCCAATTTCAACGCTTCCCTGTTGCAACCCGCCATCGAAGCCGCCGCGCAGGTAATACCCGTCGCGCTATGTTATTACGACCGGGATGGACACCGCAGCAAGGCGGCCGCCTATGTGGGCGAAATGAGTCTGTTGGAATCGCTATTGCTGCTGGTGGCGGAACCCGGCCTGACAGCCGAGCTGAGCTATTGCCCCAGCCTGGCGGCAGGCGAATGGAACCGCCGCGAACTGGCCACCCAGGCGCACTTGCACATCCGCGAGGTGGTGCGTCGCCGCGAGCTTATTGCCAATCATCCGTCCTTGCTTGACGAGAGGGCTCCTGAAATATCCGGCCATCCTCCAGCCTGA
- a CDS encoding symmetrical bis(5'-nucleosyl)-tetraphosphatase, with translation MASYAIGDVQGCYQEFMALLHRVAFRPTSDRLYLVGDLVNRGPDSLSVLRWLYTNRHCARVVLGNHDLHLLAVHEGLAKTKGKDTLAAVLEAPDAPLLMGWLREQPLVRQEGRHVFVHAGLLPAWTVAQARSLSGEVELQLSGDSYRLFLQHMYGNVPSHWQDDLAGWDRLRLVVNACTRMRMVDEDGGLAMEFKGEPAQAPDALRPWFDASERASRDNTIVCGHWSALGLLVRDDVVALDTGCVWGGSLTAIRLEDGRIFQEPSRQARTDDWQ, from the coding sequence ATGGCAAGCTACGCGATCGGTGATGTGCAGGGGTGTTACCAGGAATTCATGGCCTTGCTGCACCGCGTGGCATTCCGGCCGACTTCGGACCGGCTCTATCTGGTGGGGGATCTGGTCAATCGCGGCCCGGACTCGCTATCGGTGTTGCGCTGGCTGTATACGAACCGCCACTGTGCCCGGGTGGTCCTGGGTAACCATGATCTGCACTTGCTGGCGGTCCACGAGGGCCTGGCCAAGACCAAGGGCAAGGATACCCTCGCAGCCGTACTGGAAGCCCCTGATGCGCCATTGTTGATGGGCTGGTTGCGCGAGCAGCCCTTGGTGCGGCAGGAGGGCCGGCATGTGTTTGTCCACGCCGGTCTGCTGCCGGCCTGGACGGTTGCGCAGGCCCGCTCGCTATCCGGCGAGGTTGAGTTGCAGCTTTCCGGCGATAGCTATCGGCTCTTTCTGCAGCATATGTACGGCAATGTACCCAGCCATTGGCAGGACGATTTGGCGGGGTGGGACAGGCTACGCTTGGTCGTCAATGCCTGCACGCGCATGCGCATGGTGGATGAAGACGGTGGGCTTGCCATGGAATTCAAAGGCGAGCCGGCCCAGGCGCCGGATGCCTTGCGGCCCTGGTTCGATGCGAGCGAGCGGGCGAGTCGCGACAACACCATTGTTTGCGGTCACTGGTCCGCATTGGGCTTGTTGGTACGAGACGATGTGGTTGCGCTGGATACCGGCTGCGTCTGGGGCGGCAGCCTGACCGCCATCAGGCTGGAGGATGGCCGGATATTTCAGGAGCCCTCTCGTCAAGCAAGGACGGATGATTGGCAATAA
- a CDS encoding HDOD domain-containing protein, translating into MIEQALASIDAWIRLFEASALPILAHTRNALRQLGEKGDDATVHDLAAIVRHDTLLALQVLRYLQQHRSAHQLTDVTTVDRAILMIGVNPLLRAFTDAETVENLLHGQPHALDTVRAVLQRAYHAAVCADTWGGFRHDIDSSEVMTAALLRDSAEVLVASFAPKLMLRIRAMQQRDHRLRSSLVQKTVLGFPLIELQMALIDAWKLPPILKMLMDERHAEHPRVRTVATAVAYARHSASGWDNTALPDDYQSVAALIGLGFEKATHISHEATKKAQKDWQWYGAHPPAPPPEQVLPSGNASDA; encoded by the coding sequence ATGATCGAACAAGCACTTGCAAGCATCGATGCCTGGATACGCCTGTTCGAGGCAAGCGCCCTCCCCATCCTCGCGCATACCCGTAATGCGCTGCGACAGTTGGGCGAAAAAGGGGACGATGCCACCGTCCACGACTTGGCCGCCATCGTACGGCACGATACCTTGTTGGCCTTACAAGTCTTGCGTTATTTACAGCAGCATCGTTCGGCCCACCAACTCACCGATGTCACCACCGTGGATCGCGCCATTCTGATGATTGGGGTGAACCCCTTGTTGCGCGCTTTTACCGACGCCGAGACAGTGGAGAATCTATTGCATGGGCAACCGCATGCGCTCGACACGGTCAGGGCAGTATTGCAGCGCGCCTACCATGCCGCCGTTTGCGCCGACACCTGGGGCGGCTTTCGTCATGATATCGACAGCAGTGAAGTAATGACTGCCGCGCTGCTGCGGGACAGCGCCGAGGTGCTGGTAGCCAGCTTTGCGCCCAAGCTGATGCTGCGGATTCGCGCCATGCAACAGCGCGACCACCGCTTGCGCAGTTCGCTGGTGCAAAAGACGGTGCTGGGATTTCCGCTTATCGAACTGCAAATGGCCTTGATCGATGCCTGGAAGTTGCCACCTATCCTGAAAATGCTGATGGATGAACGTCACGCCGAACATCCACGGGTACGCACCGTCGCAACCGCTGTCGCCTATGCGAGGCACTCCGCCTCCGGTTGGGACAATACGGCGCTACCGGACGACTACCAGTCCGTCGCGGCACTGATTGGGCTTGGCTTCGAAAAGGCGACCCATATCAGCCACGAGGCTACCAAAAAAGCCCAGAAAGATTGGCAATGGTATGGCGCCCATCCGCCCGCTCCGCCTCCGGAGCAGGTATTACCCAGCGGTAATGCGAGCGATGCCTGA
- the rplQ gene encoding 50S ribosomal protein L17 yields the protein MRHRQSNRKLNRTTSHRLAMLRNLANALLKHEVIKTTLPKAKELRRVAEPLITLGKQERSVANLRLAFDRTRDRELTLKLFDVLGPRYKSRNGGYLRILKYGFRQGDNAPMALVELVDRPETAEVVEAA from the coding sequence ATGCGTCATCGTCAAAGTAATCGCAAACTCAATCGCACGACGAGCCATCGTCTCGCGATGCTGCGCAACCTGGCCAACGCACTACTGAAGCATGAGGTCATCAAGACCACATTGCCTAAGGCCAAGGAATTGCGTCGCGTAGCTGAGCCTTTGATCACCTTGGGCAAGCAGGAGCGTTCGGTCGCCAACCTGCGTCTGGCTTTCGATCGCACCCGCGACCGCGAGCTGACCCTCAAGCTGTTCGACGTTCTCGGCCCACGCTACAAGAGTCGTAACGGCGGCTATCTGCGTATCCTCAAGTACGGTTTCCGCCAGGGCGATAATGCGCCGATGGCGTTGGTCGAACTGGTTGATCGTCCAGAGACCGCTGAAGTGGTTGAAGCCGCGTAA